A window from Actimicrobium sp. CCC2.4 encodes these proteins:
- a CDS encoding chemotaxis response regulator protein-glutamate methylesterase, producing MTNVIKVMIVDDSAVVRQVLTALLSKDPQIQVLPSAADPILAQEKMAVEWPDVIILDVEMPRMDGITFLKKIMSERPTPVVICSTLTEKGAETTMQALAAGAVSYVTKPRLGLKDFLSESAAELIRNVKQAALSKPKRIVRGAAPSGAAGMGAASPASARNDKPLPPGALAQTTDKVIAIGTSTGGTQALEAILTALPRVSAGIIVVQHMPEKFTALFANRLNTLCAIEVREARHGDRVMPGRALIAPGGLHMRLTRSGAYYQVEVLDGPPVNRHKPSVDVLFKSVAQVAGRNALGIIMTGMGDDGARGLRDMHDAGAPTIGQDEASCVVYGMPREAVKLGAVDIEMPLDRIAAEMVRFYQRG from the coding sequence ATGACAAATGTAATCAAGGTAATGATCGTCGATGACTCGGCCGTAGTACGCCAGGTCCTGACGGCGCTGTTGTCGAAAGATCCGCAGATCCAGGTATTGCCATCGGCAGCAGATCCGATTCTGGCGCAGGAAAAAATGGCCGTGGAATGGCCCGATGTGATCATCCTCGATGTCGAGATGCCGCGTATGGATGGCATCACGTTCCTGAAAAAAATCATGAGCGAGCGGCCTACACCGGTCGTGATTTGTTCGACGTTGACCGAGAAAGGTGCCGAGACGACGATGCAGGCCCTGGCGGCAGGCGCCGTCAGTTATGTGACCAAGCCCCGGCTCGGGCTGAAGGACTTTTTGTCGGAGTCGGCGGCCGAGTTGATCCGTAACGTCAAGCAGGCGGCGCTCTCCAAGCCGAAGCGTATCGTGCGCGGTGCGGCTCCATCCGGTGCAGCGGGAATGGGCGCGGCCAGCCCGGCGAGCGCGCGCAACGACAAGCCATTGCCTCCCGGCGCGCTGGCACAGACCACCGACAAGGTCATCGCCATCGGCACCTCGACGGGCGGCACGCAGGCGCTGGAAGCCATCCTGACCGCCTTGCCGCGGGTTTCGGCCGGCATCATCGTAGTCCAGCACATGCCCGAGAAATTCACTGCGCTGTTTGCGAACCGGCTCAATACATTGTGTGCCATCGAAGTGCGCGAAGCCCGTCACGGCGACCGCGTCATGCCGGGCCGCGCGCTGATCGCTCCCGGTGGCCTGCACATGCGACTGACCCGTAGTGGCGCTTACTACCAGGTAGAGGTGCTTGACGGGCCGCCGGTGAACCGCCACAAGCCCTCGGTCGATGTCCTGTTCAAGTCGGTCGCGCAGGTGGCGGGTCGCAACGCGCTGGGCATCATCATGACCGGCATGGGCGACGACGGCGCGCGCGGCTTGCGTGATATGCATGACGCCGGTGCGCCGACAATCGGCCAGGACGAAGCCAGTTGTGTGGTCTACGGCATGCCGCGCGAGGCGGTCAAGCTGGGCGCGGTCGATATCGAAATGCCGCTGGACCGGATCGCCGCAGAGATGGTGCGGTTCTACCAGCGCGGCTGA
- a CDS encoding chemotaxis protein CheD gives MKQIPFSSLAEREIFLNPGDLGVGCRHEVFGTLLGSCVAITLWHPTRKLGCICHFILPADAAGARERRAGGRYGESAFALMQAELLRNGVRPSECIAKIFGGGRMFGAGFLINDIGERNITMARKVVQQAGLAIAAEHVGSDGYRRLYFDVATGDVWLKFDWIDSDQKDVVL, from the coding sequence ATGAAGCAAATCCCTTTTTCGAGTCTGGCGGAGCGCGAAATTTTTCTCAATCCGGGGGACCTGGGTGTGGGCTGCCGGCACGAAGTCTTCGGCACGCTGCTGGGGTCCTGTGTCGCGATCACGCTCTGGCATCCGACGCGCAAGCTGGGTTGCATCTGCCATTTCATTTTGCCGGCCGATGCGGCCGGTGCCAGAGAACGGCGGGCCGGCGGCCGGTATGGCGAAAGTGCTTTCGCGTTGATGCAGGCTGAGCTGCTGCGCAACGGCGTGCGTCCGAGCGAATGCATCGCCAAGATTTTTGGTGGCGGCCGCATGTTCGGGGCCGGCTTTCTGATCAACGATATCGGTGAGCGTAATATCACGATGGCCCGGAAAGTGGTGCAGCAAGCCGGGTTGGCTATTGCGGCCGAACATGTCGGTAGCGATGGCTACCGGCGTTTGTATTTCGATGTCGCCACCGGCGACGTCTGGTTGAAGTTCGACTGGATAGATTCTGATCAAAAAGATGTGGTCCTATGA
- a CDS encoding CheR family methyltransferase has translation MELNALSEREFATIRDLLFRETGIALTPAKKALICGRLFKRIQVLGLASYGAYFELLLSGRQPVELQTAIDLLTTNETYFFREAKHFSMLSTVAEAAPRNRTFRVWSAACSTGEEVYTMAMTLAELGRVGRAPNWEIRGSDISTRVLDTARRANYSVDRTHEIPPDFLRRYCLRGFGPYEGSLLIDRALRDKTEFAQINLIEPLPDLVPFDVIFLRNVLIYFDPPVKRKVVGQLLSTLVPGGMLFVGMAESLNGLIDGLISFGPGAYCMERRQ, from the coding sequence ATGGAATTAAACGCCCTGAGCGAGCGGGAGTTTGCCACCATCCGCGACCTGCTGTTTCGCGAAACCGGCATTGCGCTGACACCGGCCAAGAAAGCACTGATTTGCGGTCGCCTGTTCAAGCGCATTCAGGTCCTCGGCCTGGCTTCGTACGGCGCCTATTTCGAGCTTCTGCTGTCGGGCAGGCAGCCGGTCGAACTGCAGACGGCGATCGATTTGCTGACCACCAACGAGACCTATTTTTTTCGCGAAGCCAAGCATTTTTCGATGCTGTCGACGGTGGCCGAAGCGGCACCGCGCAACCGGACTTTCCGGGTCTGGAGCGCAGCCTGTTCGACCGGCGAAGAGGTCTATACGATGGCGATGACATTGGCCGAACTGGGTCGCGTCGGTCGGGCACCGAACTGGGAAATACGTGGTTCCGACATCAGTACGCGCGTGCTCGACACCGCACGGCGCGCCAATTACAGTGTTGACCGGACCCACGAAATCCCGCCGGATTTCCTGCGCCGGTATTGCCTGCGCGGTTTTGGACCGTACGAAGGCTCCTTGCTGATTGACCGGGCCTTGCGTGACAAGACGGAATTTGCGCAGATCAATCTGATCGAACCCTTGCCTGATCTGGTACCGTTCGACGTGATCTTCCTGCGCAATGTCCTGATTTATTTTGACCCACCGGTCAAGCGCAAGGTGGTCGGCCAATTGCTGTCGACGCTGGTGCCGGGCGGCATGCTGTTTGTCGGGATGGCCGAGAGCCTCAACGGTCTCATTGATGGCTTGATTTCTTTTGGTCCCGGCGCGTATTGCATGGAGCGGCGGCAATGA
- a CDS encoding chemotaxis protein CheW — translation MQTSLLQGAPPVAGDANVQAKQYLTFSLGRDLFAVGILVIKEIIQYGQLTTVPLMPAFIRGVINLRGAVVPVIDLALRFGGAAAQVGKRSCIVVLEISHDGESHDIGMLVDAVSAVVDIALAEIEAAPDFGTEVRAEFIEGLGRIDGHFVIILDVGRTFSLTELASIDVVA, via the coding sequence ATGCAAACCTCCCTGTTGCAAGGCGCGCCCCCGGTGGCCGGTGACGCCAATGTCCAGGCGAAGCAGTACCTGACATTTTCGCTCGGTCGGGACTTGTTTGCGGTCGGCATTCTGGTGATCAAGGAAATCATCCAGTACGGCCAGTTGACCACGGTGCCGTTGATGCCGGCCTTCATCCGGGGCGTCATCAACCTGCGTGGCGCAGTGGTGCCGGTGATCGACCTGGCCTTGCGTTTCGGCGGCGCGGCGGCGCAGGTCGGCAAACGCAGTTGTATCGTGGTGCTGGAAATCAGCCATGACGGCGAATCGCACGACATCGGCATGCTGGTCGATGCGGTCTCGGCGGTCGTCGATATTGCGCTAGCCGAGATCGAAGCGGCACCCGATTTCGGTACCGAAGTGCGCGCCGAATTCATCGAAGGCCTGGGCAGGATCGATGGACATTTCGTGATCATTCTGGATGTCGGTCGCACTTTTTCACTGACGGAATTGGCCAGCATCGATGTGGTAGCGTAG
- a CDS encoding methyl-accepting chemotaxis protein, whose product MNKLMDTSEVGLNEVVRMLKALSTGDLSQRITRDYSGTFGELKEYSNTTSEQLASIIGDVRNAADALTSASEQVSSTAQSLSQSASEQAAGVERTSSSVEQMSASVAQNTENAKVTDGIASTSAKEAVEGGDAVTRTAEAMKQIAAKIGIIDDIAYQTNLLALNAAIEAARAGEHGKGFAVVAAEVRKLAERSQVASKEIGELAVTSVTMSERAGKLLDAMIPSIRKTSDLVQEITAASEEQTTGLSQISTAMSQLNQATQQNASASEELAATAEEMSGQAEQLQQLMEFFQVASAASLAKERPSKEPIRKLSGASAARKSAALVDESHFKRF is encoded by the coding sequence ATGAACAAGCTGATGGATACCAGCGAAGTCGGACTCAATGAGGTGGTACGCATGCTCAAGGCCTTGTCGACCGGCGATCTGTCGCAGCGCATTACCCGCGACTATTCGGGCACTTTCGGCGAACTCAAGGAATACTCGAACACCACCAGCGAGCAGCTGGCCAGCATCATCGGCGATGTCCGCAATGCCGCCGATGCGCTGACCTCGGCCTCCGAGCAAGTCAGTTCGACCGCGCAAAGCCTGTCGCAATCGGCGTCCGAACAAGCCGCCGGCGTCGAGCGCACCAGCAGTTCGGTCGAGCAGATGTCGGCCTCGGTCGCGCAAAATACCGAGAACGCCAAAGTCACCGATGGCATTGCCTCGACCTCGGCCAAGGAAGCGGTCGAGGGCGGCGACGCCGTCACGCGCACCGCTGAAGCCATGAAACAGATCGCGGCCAAGATCGGCATCATCGACGACATCGCTTACCAGACCAATCTGCTGGCACTCAATGCGGCCATCGAAGCCGCGCGTGCTGGCGAGCACGGCAAGGGTTTTGCGGTGGTAGCCGCCGAGGTGCGCAAGCTGGCCGAGCGCAGCCAGGTCGCTTCGAAGGAAATCGGCGAACTGGCCGTCACCAGCGTGACGATGTCCGAGCGTGCCGGCAAACTGCTCGATGCGATGATTCCATCGATCCGCAAGACCTCCGATCTGGTGCAGGAAATCACCGCCGCTTCCGAAGAGCAGACCACGGGCCTGTCGCAGATCAGCACCGCCATGAGCCAGCTCAATCAAGCCACGCAACAGAACGCCTCGGCCTCCGAAGAGCTGGCGGCGACCGCCGAAGAGATGTCGGGCCAGGCCGAACAATTGCAGCAATTGATGGAATTTTTCCAGGTCGCCAGTGCCGCTAGCCTTGCCAAGGAGCGGCCATCGAAAGAACCGATTCGCAAATTGAGTGGTGCCAGCGCCGCACGCAAGTCAGCCGCGCTGGTCGATGAATCCCATTTCAAACGTTTCTGA